In the Oryzias latipes chromosome 9, ASM223467v1 genome, one interval contains:
- the slc20a2 gene encoding sodium-dependent phosphate transporter 2 isoform X1, which yields MDLESYLWLVILGFVIAFILAFSVGANDVANSFGTAVGSGVVTLKQACILASIFETLGSILLGAKVGETIRKGIIDVSFYNDTVPILMAGEVSAMVGSAVWQLIASFLKLPISGTHCIVGATIGFSMVAIGTKGVQWMQLVKIVASWFISPLLSGLMSGLLFLLIRYFILSKEDSVPNGLRALPVFYASTIGINTFSIMYTGAPLLGLEMLPVWAIFLITLAGSLVCAGLVWKFVCPWMRKKIASRLKKEQALSRISVESLDKIPEEEEEEESPVFKELPGAKGTDEAVLPLTGSTSDRGPRDSGGELTNLGNGGHVLPNGRVYGRTHSMTNGSLKSPIANGSFSFDGHMRSDGQVYHTVHKDSGLYKDLLHKIHLGRTEDNERTVSGAPDNNYRLLRRNNSYTCYTAAICGMPVQPIKRSESRDDSEKLVGEAGGRSNSVSYSKKRIRYDSYSSYCNAVAEAEIEAEEGGVEMKLATELEGVTEDGAPAPEPLDDLEDHEEDKDKSEVFLLFHFLQILTACFGSFAHGGNDVSNAIGPLVALWMIYEQGGVMQDAATPIWLLFYGGVGICAGLWVWGRRVIQTMGKDLTPITPSSGFTIELASALTVVLASNIGIPVSTTHCKVGSVVAVGWIRSKKAVDWHLFRNIFLAWFVTVPVAGLFSAAVMALFVYGILPYV from the exons ATGGACTTGGAGTCGTATCTGTGGCTGGTTATTCTGGGCTTTGTCATTGCCTTTATCCTGGCGTTTTCGGTTGGCGCCAACGATGTGGCCAACTCTTTCGGCACGGCAGTGGGGTCCGGTGTGGTCACGCTGAAGCAGGCCTGCATCCTGGCCTCCATCTTTGAAACGCTGGGCTCAATACTACTTGGAGCTAAAGTGGGAGAGACGATCAGGAAGGGCATCATCGATGTCAGCTTCTACAACGACACGGTGCCCATTCTCATGGCAGGCGAGGTCAGCGCCATGGTCG GATCGGCTGTCTGGCAGTTAATTGCCTCCTTCCTCAAACTCCCCATCTCCGGGACTCACTGCATTGTTGGAGCGACCATCGGTTTCTCCATGGTGGCCATCGGCACAAAGGGCGTGCAGTGGATGCAGCTCGTTAAAATTG TGGCTTCATGGTTCATTTCCCCGTTGCTCTCTGGACTCATGTCTGGCCTTCTCTTCCTGCTCATCAGATATTTCATCCTTAGCAAG GAGGATTCTGTCCCTAATGGCCTGCGCGCGCTGCCTGTCTTCTACGCCTCCACCATTGGGATCAACACATTTTCCATCATGTACACCGGAGCCCCAT TGCTTGGCTTGGAGATGCTACCGGTGTGGGCCATCTTCCTCATCACGTTAGCGGGGTCGCTGGTCTGCGCCGGCCTGGTTTGGAAATTCGTCTGCCCCTGGATGCGGAAGAAAATAGCAA GTCGGTTAAAGAAGGAGCAGGCTCTGTCCAGGATTTCTGTCGAGAGCCTGGATAAGATTcccgaggaggaagaggaggaggagagcccGGTCTTCAAAGAGCTACCTGGAGCGAAGGGCACAGACGAGGCGGTTTTGCCCCTCACAGGAAGCACCAGCGACCGAGGCCCCCGCGACTCCGGCGGGGAGCTCACCAACTTGGGGAACGGAGGCCACGTCTTGCCAAACGGCAGAGTTTATG GTCGGACTCACTCGATGACCAACGGCTCTCTTAAATCCCCCATCGCCAACGGCAGCTTCAGCTTTGACGGTCACATGCGTAGCGACGGGCAGGTCTACCACACCGTGCACAAGGACTCGGGTCTGTACAAAGACCTGCTTCACAAAATCCACCTGGGCCGCACTGAGGACAACGAGCGCACCGTCTCTGGTGCGCCCGACAACAACTACCGGCTGCTGCGCCGCAACAACAGCTACACCTGCTACACCGCGGCCATATGCGGCATGCCCGTCCAGCCCATCAAGCGCTCAGAGTCCCGGGACGACAGCGAAAAGCTGGTGGGGGAGGCAGGCGGCAGAAGCAACAGCGTGTCTTACTCAAAGAAGAGGATACGCTACGATAGCTACTCGTCGTACTGCAACGCTGTTGCCGAGGCTGAGATTGAAGCAGAAGAGGGTGGGGTGGAGATGAAGCTGGCCACAGAGCTGGAGGGGGTCACAGAAGACGGAGCTCCAGCTCCAGAGCCTCTGGATGACTTGGAGGACCACGAGGAGGACAAGGACAAGTCAGaggtgtttctgctgtttcacttCCTGCAGATCCTCACGGCCTGCTTTGGCTCTTTTGCACACGGAGGCAATGACGTCAG TAACGCCATTGGCCCGCTGGTTGCTCTATGGATGATTTATGAACAAGGAGGTGTGATGCAGGATGCAGCCACTCCCATCTGGCTCCTGTTCTATGGCGGTGTGGGCATCTGTGCTGGTCTGTGGGTTTGGGGGCGGCGCGTCATCCAGACCATGGGAAAAGATTTGACACCCATCACTCCCTCAAG TGGATTCACTATTGAGCTGGCTTCTGCCCTCACAGTGGTGCTTGCTTCCAATATCGGAATCCCTGTCAGCACCACACACTGCAAG GTGGGCTCGGTGGTGGCCGTGGGCTGGATCCGCTCCAAGAAGGCGGTGGACTGGCACCTCTTCAGGAACATCTTCCTGGCGTGGTTCGTCACGGTCCCCGTGGCCGGCCTGTTCAGCGCCGCCGTCATGGCCCTGTTCGTCTACGGCATCCTGCCTTACGTCTGA
- the slc20a2 gene encoding sodium-dependent phosphate transporter 2 isoform X2 encodes MDLESYLWLVILGFVIAFILAFSVGANDVANSFGTAVGSGVVTLKQACILASIFETLGSILLGAKVGETIRKGIIDVSFYNDTVPILMAGEVSAMVGSAVWQLIASFLKLPISGTHCIVGATIGFSMVAIGTKGVQWMQLVKIVASWFISPLLSGLMSGLLFLLIRYFILSKEDSVPNGLRALPVFYASTIGINTFSIMYTGAPLLGLEMLPVWAIFLITLAGSLVCAGLVWKFVCPWMRKKIASRLKKEQALSRISVESLDKIPEEEEEEESPVFKELPGAKGTDEAVLPLTGSTSDRGPRDSGGELTNLGNGGHVLPNGRVYGRTHSMTNGSLKSPIANGSFSFDGHMRSDGQVYHTVHKDSGLYKDLLHKIHLGRTEDNERTVSGAPDNNYRLLRRNNSYTCYTAAICGMPVQPIKRSESRDDSEKLVGEAGGRSNSVSYSKKRIRYDSYSSYCNAVAEAEIEAEEGGVEMKLATELEGVTEDGAPAPEPLDDLEDHEEDKDKSEVFLLFHFLQILTACFGSFAHGGNDVSNAIGPLVALWMIYEQGGVMQDAATPIWLLFYGGVGICAGLWVWGRRVIQTMGKDLTPITPSSGFCIEVMSALTVLVASNVGIPVSSTHCKVGSVVAVGWIRSKKAVDWHLFRNIFLAWFVTVPVAGLFSAAVMALFVYGILPYV; translated from the exons ATGGACTTGGAGTCGTATCTGTGGCTGGTTATTCTGGGCTTTGTCATTGCCTTTATCCTGGCGTTTTCGGTTGGCGCCAACGATGTGGCCAACTCTTTCGGCACGGCAGTGGGGTCCGGTGTGGTCACGCTGAAGCAGGCCTGCATCCTGGCCTCCATCTTTGAAACGCTGGGCTCAATACTACTTGGAGCTAAAGTGGGAGAGACGATCAGGAAGGGCATCATCGATGTCAGCTTCTACAACGACACGGTGCCCATTCTCATGGCAGGCGAGGTCAGCGCCATGGTCG GATCGGCTGTCTGGCAGTTAATTGCCTCCTTCCTCAAACTCCCCATCTCCGGGACTCACTGCATTGTTGGAGCGACCATCGGTTTCTCCATGGTGGCCATCGGCACAAAGGGCGTGCAGTGGATGCAGCTCGTTAAAATTG TGGCTTCATGGTTCATTTCCCCGTTGCTCTCTGGACTCATGTCTGGCCTTCTCTTCCTGCTCATCAGATATTTCATCCTTAGCAAG GAGGATTCTGTCCCTAATGGCCTGCGCGCGCTGCCTGTCTTCTACGCCTCCACCATTGGGATCAACACATTTTCCATCATGTACACCGGAGCCCCAT TGCTTGGCTTGGAGATGCTACCGGTGTGGGCCATCTTCCTCATCACGTTAGCGGGGTCGCTGGTCTGCGCCGGCCTGGTTTGGAAATTCGTCTGCCCCTGGATGCGGAAGAAAATAGCAA GTCGGTTAAAGAAGGAGCAGGCTCTGTCCAGGATTTCTGTCGAGAGCCTGGATAAGATTcccgaggaggaagaggaggaggagagcccGGTCTTCAAAGAGCTACCTGGAGCGAAGGGCACAGACGAGGCGGTTTTGCCCCTCACAGGAAGCACCAGCGACCGAGGCCCCCGCGACTCCGGCGGGGAGCTCACCAACTTGGGGAACGGAGGCCACGTCTTGCCAAACGGCAGAGTTTATG GTCGGACTCACTCGATGACCAACGGCTCTCTTAAATCCCCCATCGCCAACGGCAGCTTCAGCTTTGACGGTCACATGCGTAGCGACGGGCAGGTCTACCACACCGTGCACAAGGACTCGGGTCTGTACAAAGACCTGCTTCACAAAATCCACCTGGGCCGCACTGAGGACAACGAGCGCACCGTCTCTGGTGCGCCCGACAACAACTACCGGCTGCTGCGCCGCAACAACAGCTACACCTGCTACACCGCGGCCATATGCGGCATGCCCGTCCAGCCCATCAAGCGCTCAGAGTCCCGGGACGACAGCGAAAAGCTGGTGGGGGAGGCAGGCGGCAGAAGCAACAGCGTGTCTTACTCAAAGAAGAGGATACGCTACGATAGCTACTCGTCGTACTGCAACGCTGTTGCCGAGGCTGAGATTGAAGCAGAAGAGGGTGGGGTGGAGATGAAGCTGGCCACAGAGCTGGAGGGGGTCACAGAAGACGGAGCTCCAGCTCCAGAGCCTCTGGATGACTTGGAGGACCACGAGGAGGACAAGGACAAGTCAGaggtgtttctgctgtttcacttCCTGCAGATCCTCACGGCCTGCTTTGGCTCTTTTGCACACGGAGGCAATGACGTCAG TAACGCCATTGGCCCGCTGGTTGCTCTATGGATGATTTATGAACAAGGAGGTGTGATGCAGGATGCAGCCACTCCCATCTGGCTCCTGTTCTATGGCGGTGTGGGCATCTGTGCTGGTCTGTGGGTTTGGGGGCGGCGCGTCATCCAGACCATGGGAAAAGATTTGACACCCATCACTCCCTCAAG TGGATTTTGCATTGAAGTTATGAGTGCGCTAACAGTCCTTGTTGCATCAAATGTGGGCATCCCAGTAAGCTCCACCCACTGCAAG GTGGGCTCGGTGGTGGCCGTGGGCTGGATCCGCTCCAAGAAGGCGGTGGACTGGCACCTCTTCAGGAACATCTTCCTGGCGTGGTTCGTCACGGTCCCCGTGGCCGGCCTGTTCAGCGCCGCCGTCATGGCCCTGTTCGTCTACGGCATCCTGCCTTACGTCTGA